In a single window of the Natronosalvus caseinilyticus genome:
- a CDS encoding SDR family NAD(P)-dependent oxidoreductase, which produces MSGLLADETVIVTGGTRGIGRAIVDRFAAEGANLVVSSRSEDDVTTVAEELRAEYGVDAVGVPCDVTNVDEIEVLVDATLERFGEIDALVSNAGGSINDDNLHRIDEDAWDRTVELNLKSLFLTAREVLPPMVESGGGSIVHMSSVNGLDGIGQIAYSSARSGVLGLSRLIATQYGRHGVRSNVVCPGTIETDRRSGQMDKTGESRASDEHDGEWTQRDQWIDQYPAGRFGRPEEVADATLFLASNMSSFVNGTHLVVDGGLTAGLDWSFQQQIFGSDETPTRPSKR; this is translated from the coding sequence AGACGAGACGGTGATCGTCACCGGCGGAACCCGCGGAATCGGCCGGGCCATCGTCGACCGATTCGCGGCCGAGGGAGCGAACCTGGTCGTCTCCTCGCGCAGCGAAGACGACGTGACGACCGTCGCGGAGGAACTTCGCGCTGAGTACGGCGTCGACGCCGTCGGCGTTCCCTGTGACGTCACGAACGTCGACGAAATCGAGGTGCTGGTCGACGCGACCCTCGAGCGATTCGGCGAGATCGACGCCCTCGTCAGCAACGCCGGCGGCTCGATCAACGACGACAACCTCCATCGAATCGACGAAGACGCGTGGGATCGGACCGTCGAACTCAACCTGAAGTCGCTCTTTCTGACCGCTCGGGAGGTGCTCCCGCCGATGGTCGAGAGTGGCGGTGGCTCGATCGTCCACATGTCCTCGGTCAACGGCCTGGACGGAATCGGCCAGATCGCCTACTCCTCCGCCAGGAGCGGCGTCCTCGGCCTCTCGCGACTCATCGCGACGCAGTACGGCCGCCACGGCGTTCGATCGAACGTCGTCTGCCCGGGGACCATCGAGACCGACCGACGAAGCGGGCAGATGGACAAGACCGGCGAGAGCCGCGCGTCGGACGAACACGACGGCGAGTGGACCCAACGCGACCAGTGGATCGACCAGTACCCCGCCGGCCGATTCGGCCGACCGGAAGAGGTCGCCGACGCGACTCTCTTTCTCGCCTCGAACATGTCTTCGTTCGTCAACGGCACCCACCTCGTCGTCGACGGCGGGCTCACCGCTGGCCTGGACTGGAGCTTCCAGCAGCAAATCTTCGGGAGCGACGAGACGCCGACCCGGCCGAGCAAGCGATAA